A genome region from Brassica oleracea var. oleracea cultivar TO1000 chromosome C2, BOL, whole genome shotgun sequence includes the following:
- the LOC106323183 gene encoding uncharacterized protein LOC106323183, with translation MDLSALAEVKKREDGLNKDVQIAKECISNQEIDDLVAATKRLVVQVVGKEAGFDQDSIKKRDKAALIASIAKLESELHEIRAEGQEDILVCPNFYPTGLTKNVKTDAEALGGSSVQEPKIDRKLRAEIDFTSPSSTPPAFINIVDHPCLLWDVKDPKKDLTSEKNWKDEGRGGPVRNQGNHNNCWTYSSTDVYSSHRLRNEEDEDFRVMSARYLTFYVSEKERERERRHGERKTHQCHGFPVIDGLRFIKEHGVPEESPRDAKTDYSCVKNPPSRTQKLFHFGADVEFMESDKIEDLQKMLLHQPVSANMILYNPEYEDILTLQLVIAVRGNL, from the exons ATGGATCTCTCTGCGTTAGCTGAAGTGAAGAAACGAGAAGATGGCTTGAACAAGGACGTTCAGATTGCTAAAGAGTGTATCTCTAAT CAAGAGATTGATGATCTCGTTGCGGCTACAAAGAGATTAGTTGTACAAGTTGTGGGGAAGGAAGCTGGATTTGATCAAGACTCGATCAAGAAGAGGGATAAAGCTGCCCTTATTGCTTCCATCGCCAAGCTTGAATCTGAG TTGCATGAGATTCGTGCTGAAGGACAAGAGGATATTCTCGTTTGCCCCAACTTTTATCCTACGGGTCTGACTAAGAATGTCAAGACTGATGCAGAAGCACTCGGAGGTTCTTCTGTTCAAGAACCCAAGATAGATAGGAAGCTGAGGGCTGAGATAGACTTCACAAGCCCCTCTAGTACGCCGCCAGCTTTCATCAATATTGTAGATCACCCATGCTTGTTGTGGGATGTCAAAGACCCTAAGAAAGACTTGACTTCAGAGAAGAATTGGAAAGACGAAGGCCGGGGAGGCCCGGTCCGAAACCAGGGAAATCATA ACAATTGTTGGACTTACTCGTCCACCGATGTCTACAGCTCCCATCGATTGAGAAACGAAGAAGACGAGGATTTTCGCGTTATGAGCGCGAGATATCTAACATTTTACGTCAGTGAGAAAGAGCGAGAGAGGGAACGTAGACATGGAGAGAGGAAAACACACCAATGCCACGGATTCCCAGTAATAGATGGTCTTAGATTCATAAAGGAGCATGGGGTTCCAGAAGAATCTCCTCGGGATGCTAAAACTGATTACAGCTGCGTTAAAAATCCGCCATCTCGAACTCAAAAATTGTTCCATTTTGGTGCTGACGTTGAGTTCATGGAGTCAGATAAAATTGAAGACTTGCAGAAGATGCTTCTGCACCAGCCTGTCTCTGCAAATATGATTCTGTATAACCCGGAATACGAGGACATTCTTACG TTACAATTGGTTATTGCAGTTAGAGGAAATCTATGA